Part of the Brassica oleracea var. oleracea cultivar TO1000 chromosome C8, BOL, whole genome shotgun sequence genome is shown below.
TATAGTAGGAGATGGCCGGAGCAGGAGCCGAGGATATAACTGCGTACTCCTGGTATAGAAGCAAATGTTTTTACGTGTGACATAGATTCGCACTGGGAGCCAAAAGGCTGGTAGAAGACAAAATGGGCGCCTTTGCTAAAAGTGTAAATAAAACGGAGATTAACTCCATATATCCCATACCCCCATAAATGAATTCTTACTGCCCCCACTCTATTTTTCGTACCCTTTTATCCTTGCACTCCCCAAACTAGCCTTTCATTTATTCTCCAATTAAATAAACCAACCATAATTCAACAACCTACATGGCCCACAAAACAACCTTAACCAATCAGATTTCTCCTGACCCACATGTCTCCTTCTTCATCGTACAAGCTTCTTCCTCTCATCCTCCATTAGCATTTTTTTAAGCTCAAAAAATAGGCAATTCAGGTTCGTTTTCGATGATTTTTTTTTGTGATATTACATTTAAAAATCGTGTATATGATGGGTAACGTTAAGAAAGTAAGATTTGATGAAAATTTGAGAGATTAAAAACGATTTCAAAAACTGTGTTTAGGGCTATCGGGTATTTTTAACGTCCGTTTCGGATGAATTTTTTGCTGAAATGTTATTAAAACAAGTGTACTGACGGCAAGGTTTATACTGTTGATATGGCTAGGAATACTTGCAGTTGTGAACAATTTGATAAAGACAAATACCCTTGTGTGCATGGAGTGGCTGCTGCCACATTCATGTCTAAGGCAGCGGGAAGGGAACTCCATCTATCAGAGTATTGTTCAAAATACTATTTGGTGGAGCAATGGGCTTTGTCTTATCACAGGACCATATATCCTGTTCCTCATATGTCTGATTGGGTTATACCAGAAGATGTTAAAGCAAAGAAAATACTTCCTCCAGATTTTGACAAGAAGAAAGGAAAACCACAACAAACAAGATTTCCATCAGTAGGAGAATCCCGTGGAAGAGGAAAAAGAGGCAGAGGAGGAGCTAGAGGAGCCAGAGGAAGAGGCAGAGGAGAAGGTATGGCATCGTATTTTGAATGTGGGAGTGGTTCAGGTACTACCTAGGTTTTACTGGAGATTACTGGGCTTATTATGTGAAATTTGGATTACTGGGTTTTACTGGTATTATTATTTGCAATTTGGATTATTGGGTTTTACTGGTATTATTATTTGCAATTTGGATTACTGGGTTTTACTGGTATTATTATGTGCAATCGAAACCAATGTGTATCACTACGTTATGTGTAATTTAGACTATCTTNNNNNNNNNNNNNNNNNNNNNNNNNNNNNNNNNNNNNNNNNNNNNNNNNNNNNNNNNNNNNNNNNNNNNNNNNNNNNNNNNNNNNNNNNNNNNNNNNNNNAAAACAGATTACAGCAACAACAAAAAACAACAACTTGGATAAAAGCATATAATGATGAATCTGCTTAATCCATCCTTCCCTTTAGGATCCTCTCTTTAATCTCCTTGGTGTTCTGCAACATATCACCGTAAATGTATGTTTAAGAAATAATTCAGGATAGCAAAATGTGGGCAAAGACAAAGAAGAGATTGGAAACTTACACAACGTAGACATGCCCTCCCCAACCACTCAGACAATCTCGGTCAACTGACGACAGAAGTGCTTGTGAAATCGTCTCAAACAGTTCCTCGGCTTCCTGAAAATTTCCAATTCGTTAAGCAATAGTCTTGATACATTACCAAAAAGATAAAACTTTCGAACACCTCGTATTAAAAAGACCAACAGAAAAAAAAGTAAAGGCTATTGTGATTAAGCAACCCTGTTTTTTCACACAAATTCAAGATTCTACTTTTATGTAGACTAACACTGAAACTTAAACCTAACCAGACGTAACCGTGGTAATTTAATTTAAGAATTTGCATTTAAGGGATTCAGTAATAATAATTAAAAAAAAAACAGATGATAAAGTTGCTAGTAGATAAACCATGTCTGGCTTGTACATTGCTTCGCAGGCCCCATACAGTGATTCTGAAGCAGTTCCAGATACAACGAAATCTTTAGCCAACTCCCTGCATTTTGTTACAAAATAGAACCACAAGTATTAATTACAACATGTAGGCCATATCAAGTAACAAACAAAATGCAAGAGTAAGGGAGAAGAATTCAAAAACAGCAAACACAAGTGCCACCTAATTATGAACATTGCCAACTCATATGAGTATGCATTAGACACAATGCCAACAAACGTATAGAACAAACCATAAGGCAAATAATACAAGTAACAATAGACTAACCAAGCTAAATGACAATGAAACAGAGAGGCAAGAAAGGAAAAGGAGATGAGCATACTTGGCACCAATGGAGTCCATGGTGCAGATGAAGGGCTTGTCATCTTCTCCCAATCCAGCAATCACTGGTTGGCACAAGTAAGGACCAAATCTGAAATCAAAACCACCCAATTTGGTTATCTTTCTAAGTCATGATTCAGAGACAAACTAAAAAAATAAATGAACTTGACAAAGAAGCAAGCTAAGTAAGAAGACAAGACACGCACGGACCTCTTCTCGTAAATAATGGCGGAGACGAGACTGGCGAAAGTTTCCGGCTTCATGTCTCTCTCTTCCCGAAGCTGGTACAGCTTATGACGGAACACAAGGCGCTGGTACCTGACAAAATCTTTAGAACTACAAAAAGCTTGCACGATAAGCTTACAGTGTTTGGACATCGGTGGCGATCTCATCTTTCCAATACTCCAGCTCAAACAAGCTTAACCCTAGAGTTCTAAACATGTACCACAAACTGAGATGTCACAAAAAAAAAATCGTATGAGAAATTAATGCAACGTTGCAAATTATGTGATAAAAACAAAATAAATTTAAATACATTATCTTTTTTTCAAGGATTATAGAGTTAATGGAGGACACCAAATTGAAAGAGTATATAACTACAAAGTATAAATGGAGCGGACTGAACATCATTAAAGTCAAACTCTTTACTTCCACCTTAAATCTTCTCCTTCACATTCACAATCCAAATCCTAACCAAATTATACGTTTAGACTTATTTCCTGATTAAAATATATGATAATGGAAAGTTAATGATCTCTGAAAAGCTCTGTATTTAAATCATATGATTCTTTCTCCTATGAAACAAACTAAATCTTTTAATCTTGCCATCATATATATATATATATATATATATATATTAATAATAAATAAAATATTTTAAGAAATATAATCTTAACAATCACATAATATATGAATTAAAAACAATGGTAACCAGGGGCGGATCCACGTAGGTAGTGGGTGTGGCACGTGCCACATGCTTCTTGATATATAATTCTTATCTAACGGAGTGTACAAAGAAAAATGTGTAGCTAATTCGGTCATTACAGGTAAATCGTGCCCCACCCAGAGTCAGCCAGCCCAAGATCGAAGTCTAGTGATGTTCCGTCTCTTCTTTTTTTTTGCATTTCTGTTTTTTTATACATTTTAATTACTACTCTATAAAATATTTTATTTTGTTATTACTACCTAAATTTTTCTTTTTATAACTGTTTTATTTTATTTAATATACCATAAACTTGATGCTAGGTTTTTCAAATTTACTTTTAAAAGATGACTATTTCTATAAATAACTTAAATTTATGATCAAAAAAAGACTAAACTAACTCTCTTAAATAATTTTTTTTTAAAAACTCAATCTCACCCCTTTAATACTAAACCATAAAAATAATTTATAAACTAAAATTTTAAGGTATTTCTAATTGAAAGTATTTTTGAAAAATGGTAGCCAATTTATAGTATTTCAATCACTTTTTTTAATATTTGTTTTTGTCAAAATAAAAACTCATAATTTATTGAAGTTTAACATTAACAACTATTTTATAAAGTTTATTTTTCAATGCTTAAGATAAAAATAAAAAAAATAAAGGAAATTTTTGAAAATGAATATTTAAAATTGCGAAATTCTTTTTTATAATTTATCGTTTTGAGAAAAATTAATGACCAATGTCTTGTAAAAGCTATAGTTTACTTAATTTTTCCAAATTATATTTAATACAATATAAATTTATATATTGTGTCCCATGTTAAGTTGTTTTCTGGATCCGCCCTGTTCACCATACTTTCTAATCACACTCACTAAGTACCAAGTCTTTGCACTTGTAACTTCCATCCTCATCATAAAATTTCCATCTGCAAAACAAGAACAAAGAGTCAAGAAGAAACCTCTAAACTGTAATCCAGAGAAGAAGAAAATCAAACATACATTGATGATCCCGGCGATGGAGCAGACCAAAACCAAAACAATTTTACAGAACCAATGCTGGTGTCTGAAAATGATTGCTACATTATTTAGAACTATCATCATCTTCTTTCATCCATGATTCTAAGCTAATTTTAAGCAGCTTACAATCTGGCTAGTGCCAATCTTTGAAGCTTTAGGAAATTTCACATCACACAACTTGTGAAAAGCTGATGAACATGTTTGGTTTTAACCGCAACAACCCCAGTAAATGACGGTCAACAACATAAGATATGAAATTAAAGTAACAATGTCATGAAACTAAACTAAAGAATCATAACGGATCACAGATCTAAATGCATTATTTTATATCGACCATTTACTTTCACGAAGTCACGGACACAATATTTTTATATAACCGCCAAGGTCAATATCGTCAAAACACTGTATCAATACACATAAGTTCTTGCCAAACTATGACGACGTTATATCCAATGAGTGACCGCCACGTGGCTACTTGACCATTTAGCATTGAGTTTTTGCTGTGTGAAACGAGCTGATAAATATCTCCCAAAGCTTCCCCCTTAGAGCTTACATAATAATTTCCAAAGGAAGCTTAGTGTGAGAGAGAGATAATGGCGATGAGGGGATACGCGTTGTTATCGATCCTTGCGTTGTCGCTATTCGCTTCCTCCGTGAGAAGCGAGGAGACGGCGACGGAGACGAAGGAGTTCGTGTTGACCTTGGATCACACTAACTTCACCGATACCATCAACAAGCACGATTTCATCGTCGTCGAGTTCTACGCCCCATGGTATTTGATTTGTAAATGATTCAAACGTTTATCGTTAGCAGCACTGTAGTAGTAGTAGGAGTCGTGAGATTTGCTTGTGGTATTGAGTTTTATGTGTCGTGTGATTCGTGAATCTGATAGATCTGAATTTGAATCATTTGAATTGCATGCGAATGATTCCTTCTCCGATCTTTGGTTGTAGTTGTGGAATTTGAATGATTGAATCTGTAATTGATGCGTCTTTGTATTGGATCTTAATCTCTATCATTTGGTCATTGGATCTTGCAGGTGTGGACACTGCAAGCAGCTAGCTCCCGAGGTAAACATGGCTTTTCAGTCACTTTGATATATGATTTGCATGTAGCTGTGATTCAAATTGTGTGATGGTTTTTGTTTTAACAGTATGAGAAGGCTGCGTCAGAGTTGAGCAGTCACGTGCCTCCGGTGGTTCTCGCCAAGATTGATGCGAGCGAGGAGACCAACAGAGAGTTCGCGACTCAGTACGAGGTTCAGGGCTTCCCAACGATCAAGATCTTTAGAAACGGAGGGAAAGCTGTTCAGGAGTACAACGGGCCTCGTGAAGCTGACGGGATTGTTACTTACTTGAAGAAACAAAGCGGGCCTGCCTCTTTTGAGATCAAGTCAGCTGAGGATGCTTCTGAGTTTGACAAGAAGGTTATTGTGGTAAGTGTCACAAACATATCCCTTTTCGTTTTTGTCTCTTTTTTATTATTAATGGCACGTTCTCTTGTTTCAGGTTGGTGTTTTCCCTAAATTATCTGGCTCCGAGTTTGATTCTTTCTTGGCTACTGCTGAGAAACTGCGCTCTGACTATGACTTCGCACACACCTCCGATGCCAAGCTTCTTCCTCGCGGAGAGGCTGTGACAGGACCTGTAGTCAGGCTGTTCAAACCATTCGATGAACTGTTTGTTGATTCCAAGGTATAAGAGAAAGCTTTTCACTTTGTTTATGACATAGATAAGTGGTCCTGTTATATGGTTGTTTGATTTTTCTTCTGTGCATCCAGGATTTTGACGGAGAAGCCTTGGAGAAATTTGTCAAAGAATCAAGCATTCCACTTATCACCGTCTTTGACAAGGATCCAAACAACCACCTATATGTTATCAAATTCTTTGACAGTTCCAACACTAAGGTAACTCATTGTTTTAAATCCCATCATGCTGTAACAAGATCATGATAAACCACAAAGACGGATTTTATGTATGCCTTTTATTTTTAGTGGATAAGGACTGTTTGATTTGTATATTAACTGAAATGAGCTAATGCATAGAAGTTAATTGTGATAGCGTCCATATTAGCTGAATCTAGATAGTAGCGTCTATAGTTTGTTTTTGAGTCTTATTACTTAGGTTTCTCATTGATCCTATAGTTTCCAACCTTGTGGTGGTGTTGATGGTGGGTAATATTTTGTGTTTCAGGCGATGTTGTTCATTAACTTTACCGGAGAAGGAGCTGAGTCTCTTAAATCAAAGTACCGTGAAGTTGCTACATCCT
Proteins encoded:
- the LOC106308990 gene encoding proteasome subunit beta type-3-A-like, which translates into the protein MFRTLGLSLFELEYWKDEIATDVQTLYQRLVFRHKLYQLREERDMKPETFASLVSAIIYEKRFGPYLCQPVIAGLGEDDKPFICTMDSIGAKELAKDFVVSGTASESLYGACEAMYKPDMEAEELFETISQALLSSVDRDCLSGWGGHVYVVTPRRLKRGS
- the LOC106312445 gene encoding protein disulfide isomerase-like 1-1 encodes the protein MAMRGYALLSILALSLFASSVRSEETATETKEFVLTLDHTNFTDTINKHDFIVVEFYAPWCGHCKQLAPEYEKAASELSSHVPPVVLAKIDASEETNREFATQYEVQGFPTIKIFRNGGKAVQEYNGPREADGIVTYLKKQSGPASFEIKSAEDASEFDKKVIVVGVFPKLSGSEFDSFLATAEKLRSDYDFAHTSDAKLLPRGEAVTGPVVRLFKPFDELFVDSKDFDGEALEKFVKESSIPLITVFDKDPNNHLYVIKFFDSSNTKAMLFINFTGEGAESLKSKYREVATSYKGQGLSFLLGDAENSQGAFQYFGLEESQVPLMIIQTADDKKYLKTNIEIDQIESWVKDFKDGKVAPHKKSQPIPTENNEPVKVVVAESLDEMVFNSGKNVLLEFYAPWCGHCQKLVPILDEVAVSYQSDPSVVIAKLDATTNDFPNDTFDVKGFPTIYLRSASGNIVLYDGDRTKEDIISFIDKNKDTAGEPKKEETTTEAVKDEL